Proteins encoded by one window of Emticicia oligotrophica DSM 17448:
- a CDS encoding phytoene desaturase family protein, with product MKKVIVIGAGFAGLSAATKLADEGFDVTIIEKNSMAGGRARVFEKDGFVFDMGPSWYWMPDIFERYFAEFGKKPSDYYNLVRLDPSYKVIFNKEEEISLPANMQKLEKLFESIEIGSSTKLRDFLEESKYKYDVGIGEFVWKPSISITEFFDIRLVSKAISLDLFASFGKHIRKFFKNERLLQLMEFPILFLGATPQNTPALYSLMNYAEIALGTWYPMGGMHEIVKGMVALAEEKGVKFKLDEPVLQIEVIGKEAKRVITAKGKYDADVVVGGADYEHIENKMLSNENRNYSDAQWDKQVMAPSSLLFYLGVNRGVDKLTHHNLFFDEDFNVHADEIYTNPKWPSKPLFYASAPSKTDNSVAPEGCENLFILIPIAPDLKDNEETREKYYHIIMDRLEAYVGHDIRNHVVYKRSFAVDDFKKEYNSYKGNAYGLANTLMQTAFLKPSLKNKKVKNLYYTGQLTVPGPGVPPSLISGLVVAKQVMKENL from the coding sequence ATGAAGAAGGTTATTGTTATTGGTGCAGGCTTTGCAGGCTTATCGGCGGCTACTAAATTAGCTGATGAAGGTTTTGATGTAACGATTATTGAGAAAAACTCAATGGCTGGCGGAAGAGCTAGAGTATTTGAAAAAGATGGTTTTGTGTTTGATATGGGACCAAGCTGGTACTGGATGCCTGATATTTTCGAACGCTACTTTGCTGAGTTTGGCAAGAAACCTTCTGACTACTATAATTTGGTAAGACTCGACCCTTCATATAAGGTTATATTTAATAAGGAAGAAGAAATATCGCTACCGGCCAATATGCAAAAGTTAGAAAAACTTTTTGAAAGTATAGAAATAGGCAGTAGCACAAAGCTTAGAGATTTCTTGGAAGAATCGAAGTATAAATATGATGTGGGTATTGGGGAGTTTGTTTGGAAACCTAGTATTTCGATTACCGAGTTTTTTGATATTCGATTAGTATCGAAAGCAATCAGCTTAGACTTGTTTGCGTCTTTTGGAAAACACATCCGTAAGTTTTTCAAAAATGAGCGTTTATTGCAGCTCATGGAATTCCCGATTTTGTTTTTAGGAGCTACCCCACAAAATACGCCAGCCTTATATAGTTTGATGAACTATGCTGAGATTGCTCTTGGCACTTGGTATCCGATGGGTGGAATGCACGAGATTGTAAAAGGTATGGTGGCATTAGCAGAAGAGAAGGGTGTTAAGTTTAAATTAGATGAGCCTGTTTTACAGATAGAGGTTATTGGTAAAGAAGCGAAAAGGGTAATTACGGCCAAAGGAAAATATGATGCAGATGTGGTTGTTGGTGGTGCTGACTATGAGCATATCGAAAATAAAATGCTCAGCAACGAAAATCGTAATTACAGCGATGCTCAATGGGATAAGCAAGTGATGGCTCCCTCATCATTATTATTTTATTTGGGCGTAAATCGTGGAGTGGATAAACTTACGCATCATAATTTATTTTTTGATGAAGACTTTAATGTACATGCTGACGAAATTTATACCAATCCGAAGTGGCCATCTAAACCATTATTTTACGCCTCGGCCCCTTCTAAGACCGACAACAGTGTTGCTCCAGAAGGCTGCGAAAATTTATTTATTTTAATTCCGATTGCTCCTGACCTTAAAGATAACGAAGAGACCAGAGAAAAGTATTACCATATAATAATGGATAGACTTGAAGCTTACGTTGGGCATGATATAAGAAATCATGTAGTGTACAAACGTAGCTTTGCAGTTGATGATTTTAAGAAAGAGTACAATTCTTATAAAGGCAATGCCTATGGCTTAGCCAATACATTAATGCAAACGGCATTTTTAAAACCAAGTCTTAAAAATAAAAAGGTAAAGAACCTATACTATACAGGGCAACTAACAGTACCAGGCCCAGGTGTTCCGCCATCCTTGATTTCGGGTTTAGTTGTAGCGAAGCAAGTCATGAAAGAAAATCTGTGA
- a CDS encoding phytoene/squalene synthase family protein, with the protein MLDLYEKTTFGCSKLITELYSTSFTLGIKTLDKKFHEPIFGIYGFVRYADEIVDTFHGFDKKTLLDRYKEETYLAIEEGISLNPVLHSFQKVVRKYKIEHDLIEAFLHSMEMDLYNIAYDDAGYNEYIYGSAEVVGLMCLRVFCEGNSELYDKLKADARSLGAAFQKVNFLRDLKSDFSDRGRVYFPGVDFDNFDISAKAKIEDDIQQDFDNAYRGIMGLPEGARKGVYLAYVYYLKLFGRIKQTAASRIQHERIRVPDRIKFALLAKTLVQSRLNVL; encoded by the coding sequence ATGTTGGATTTGTATGAAAAAACAACTTTTGGTTGTAGTAAGCTAATAACCGAGCTTTACAGTACATCCTTTACGTTAGGTATCAAGACACTTGACAAGAAGTTCCACGAACCTATTTTTGGAATTTATGGGTTTGTTCGTTATGCCGATGAAATTGTAGATACATTTCATGGCTTTGACAAGAAAACCCTACTTGATAGATATAAAGAAGAAACTTATCTTGCCATAGAAGAGGGAATAAGTTTAAACCCTGTTTTACATTCTTTTCAAAAAGTTGTAAGAAAATACAAGATTGAACACGATTTAATCGAAGCTTTCTTGCACAGCATGGAAATGGACCTTTACAATATCGCTTATGATGATGCTGGCTACAACGAATACATATATGGGTCGGCAGAAGTTGTGGGTTTGATGTGTTTGAGAGTTTTTTGTGAAGGAAATAGTGAATTATATGACAAACTCAAAGCTGATGCTCGTAGTTTAGGGGCTGCTTTTCAGAAGGTAAACTTTTTACGTGACTTGAAAAGTGATTTCAGCGACCGCGGACGTGTTTATTTCCCAGGAGTTGATTTTGATAATTTTGATATTTCTGCCAAAGCTAAAATTGAAGATGATATCCAGCAAGATTTCGATAATGCTTATCGTGGAATCATGGGCTTGCCCGAAGGAGCACGCAAAGGTGTTTACTTAGCATATGTATATTATTTAAAGCTTTTTGGTAGAATTAAGCAGACTGCGGCCAGCAGAATTCAGCATGAACGTATCAGAGTTCCAGACCGAATCAAGTTTGCATTATTAGCCAAAACATTAGTACAGAGTAGATTAAACGTGTTATAA
- a CDS encoding fumarate reductase/succinate dehydrogenase flavoprotein subunit produces the protein MSDKLISKIPEGALSEKWTKYKSTVPLVNPANKRNLEIIVVGTGLAGASAAATLAEMGYAVKAFCFQDSPRRAHSIAAQGGINAAKNYQNDGDSTYRLFYDTIKGGDYRAREANVHRLAENSANIIDQCVAQGVPFARDYGGMLKNRSFGGTQVKRTFYAAGQTGQQLLLGAYSALERQVGLGNVKMYSRHEMLEVVMIDGKARGIIARNLVTGELERHFGHAVLLCTGGYGNVFYLSTNAMGSNVTAIWKAHRRGAFFGNPCFTQIHPTCIPVSGDHQSKLTLMSESLRNDGRIWVPKKKDDPRAANDIPEDERDYYLERRYPAFGNLVPRDIASRAAKERCDAGYGVGTTKQAVYLDFRYNLINKYGRAEASKLGIENPTIDQLVALGKEVVKEEYGNLFDMYKQITGEDPYEVPMRIYPAVHYTMGGLWVDYNLMTTIPGLYALGEANFSDHGANRLGASALMQGLSDGYFVIPYTIGAYLSGEIKTKSIPTDHPAFVEAEKGVRDRINQLINIKGTQSPESLHKRLGKIMWEKCGMARNEQGLKEAIEEIRALKKEFWSDVRVLGDADGFNPELDKAGRVADFIELGELMCLDALTRNESCGGHFREEYQEDGGEAKRDDENFMFVSAWEFKGESEWELNKEPLVYDNIKIAQRNYK, from the coding sequence ATGTCAGATAAATTAATTTCCAAGATACCTGAAGGAGCACTTTCAGAAAAATGGACAAAGTATAAATCGACTGTGCCGTTAGTAAACCCAGCCAACAAACGTAACCTTGAAATCATCGTTGTTGGTACAGGTCTAGCCGGTGCTTCTGCCGCTGCTACTTTGGCCGAGATGGGTTATGCTGTAAAAGCATTTTGCTTTCAAGATTCACCACGCCGTGCTCACTCAATTGCAGCACAAGGTGGTATCAATGCTGCGAAAAATTACCAAAACGATGGTGACTCTACGTACCGTTTATTCTACGATACAATTAAAGGCGGTGACTATCGTGCAAGAGAGGCAAACGTACATCGTTTAGCTGAAAACTCTGCTAATATCATTGACCAATGTGTGGCTCAAGGTGTACCTTTCGCTCGCGATTACGGTGGTATGTTGAAAAACCGCTCTTTTGGTGGTACGCAAGTAAAACGTACTTTCTATGCTGCTGGTCAAACTGGTCAACAATTACTTTTGGGAGCTTATTCTGCATTAGAGCGTCAGGTTGGTCTTGGAAATGTGAAGATGTACTCTCGCCACGAAATGCTTGAAGTTGTAATGATTGATGGCAAAGCTCGTGGTATCATCGCAAGAAATTTAGTAACTGGTGAGTTGGAGCGTCATTTCGGACACGCAGTATTGCTTTGTACAGGTGGTTACGGAAACGTATTCTATCTTTCAACCAATGCAATGGGCTCAAACGTAACTGCTATTTGGAAAGCTCACAGAAGAGGTGCATTTTTTGGAAACCCATGTTTCACACAGATTCACCCAACTTGTATTCCAGTTTCAGGCGACCACCAATCAAAACTTACTTTGATGTCGGAGTCGTTGCGTAACGATGGTCGTATCTGGGTTCCTAAGAAAAAAGATGACCCAAGAGCTGCTAATGATATTCCAGAAGACGAACGTGATTATTATTTGGAAAGACGTTATCCTGCATTCGGTAACCTCGTACCACGTGACATTGCTTCACGTGCTGCAAAAGAGCGTTGCGATGCTGGATACGGCGTAGGAACAACCAAACAAGCGGTTTACCTTGATTTCCGTTATAATCTTATCAATAAGTATGGCCGTGCTGAAGCTTCTAAATTAGGTATCGAAAATCCAACTATAGACCAATTAGTAGCTTTAGGTAAAGAAGTAGTAAAAGAAGAATACGGTAACTTGTTTGATATGTACAAACAAATTACTGGTGAAGACCCTTACGAAGTACCAATGCGTATTTATCCTGCCGTTCACTACACAATGGGTGGTTTGTGGGTAGATTACAATTTGATGACTACCATTCCGGGTCTTTATGCTCTCGGAGAAGCTAACTTCTCTGACCACGGAGCCAACCGCCTCGGAGCATCGGCATTGATGCAGGGGCTTTCAGATGGATACTTCGTTATTCCTTATACAATTGGTGCATACCTTTCAGGTGAAATCAAAACTAAATCAATTCCAACTGATCACCCTGCGTTCGTAGAGGCTGAGAAGGGAGTTAGAGATAGAATTAATCAATTAATTAATATCAAAGGAACTCAATCTCCAGAATCTCTTCATAAGCGTTTAGGAAAGATTATGTGGGAAAAATGCGGTATGGCTCGTAATGAGCAAGGCCTTAAAGAAGCAATCGAAGAAATTCGTGCTTTGAAGAAAGAGTTCTGGTCAGATGTAAGAGTTTTAGGTGATGCCGATGGCTTCAACCCAGAACTTGATAAGGCTGGCCGCGTAGCCGATTTCATTGAACTAGGCGAATTGATGTGTTTAGATGCCCTTACTCGTAATGAGTCATGTGGTGGTCACTTCCGTGAAGAATATCAAGAAGATGGTGGTGAAGCAAAACGTGATGACGAAAACTTCATGTTTGTTTCAGCATGGGAATTCAAAGGTGAATCAGAATGGGAATTGAATAAAGAACCATTGGTTTACGATAACATCAAGATTGCTCAAAGAAATTATAAATAG
- a CDS encoding succinate dehydrogenase/fumarate reductase iron-sulfur subunit — protein sequence MTINLKVWRQKNSKATGNLETYEVKGVSEDMSFLEMFDVLNEQLVSEGKEPIAFDHDCREGICGMCSMYINGRPHGPLQGVTTCQLHMRSFKDGDTIVVEPWRATAFPVIKDLVVDRTSFDRIIASGGFVSVNTGNAQDGNSLPIPKNEADKAFAAAACIGCGACVAACKNASAMLFVSAKVSQLSLLPQGQAERQDRALNMVAQMDAEGFGSCTNTGACAAECPKEISLENIARLNREYLGASMTK from the coding sequence ATGACAATAAATCTAAAAGTTTGGAGACAAAAAAACAGTAAAGCTACTGGCAATCTCGAAACTTATGAAGTGAAAGGCGTTTCAGAAGATATGTCTTTCTTAGAAATGTTCGATGTATTAAACGAACAATTAGTATCTGAAGGTAAAGAACCAATTGCCTTCGACCACGACTGCCGTGAGGGTATTTGTGGTATGTGCAGTATGTATATCAATGGTCGCCCGCATGGGCCGCTACAAGGTGTAACTACTTGCCAATTACACATGCGTAGTTTTAAAGATGGCGATACTATCGTGGTTGAGCCTTGGAGAGCTACTGCATTTCCAGTGATTAAAGACTTAGTAGTTGACCGTACATCATTCGACCGCATCATTGCATCGGGTGGTTTCGTTTCGGTAAATACTGGTAATGCTCAAGATGGTAACTCATTACCAATACCGAAAAATGAAGCAGATAAAGCTTTTGCTGCTGCGGCTTGTATCGGTTGCGGTGCTTGTGTAGCTGCTTGTAAAAATGCTTCAGCGATGTTATTTGTTTCGGCAAAAGTTTCTCAATTATCACTCCTTCCACAAGGACAAGCTGAGCGTCAGGACCGTGCTCTAAACATGGTTGCTCAGATGGATGCAGAAGGTTTCGGTAGTTGTACAAACACAGGTGCTTGTGCAGCTGAGTGTCCGAAAGAAATTTCATTAGAAAATATCGCTCGCTTGAACCGTGAATATTTAGGTGCAAGTATGACGAAATAA
- a CDS encoding succinate dehydrogenase cytochrome b subunit, which yields MSWLTKTLTSSIGKKVLMSLTGLFLCTFLLVHLIGNLQLFKHDGGYAFNKYAVFMTTFPLIKVVSYVNYALILFHAFWGLYLEFQNRKARPVRYAVVKNSSTFSSRNMAILGTILLVYIVVHMGDFWYKFHNEPLPYVKYTENVTTGQVVTEKMPETYTQEVKMVDMVNEAEGTHTYIVKDLYEQVGVSFKNPLLVIFYILGMIAVGYHLYHGFQSAFQTLGWNHPKYTPLVKFIGTWIFAIAIPLGFAAMPIYFFLQ from the coding sequence ATGTCTTGGCTCACAAAAACGTTAACAAGTTCAATTGGAAAGAAAGTCCTGATGTCACTTACAGGGTTATTTCTTTGTACTTTTCTATTAGTACACCTCATAGGAAATCTCCAGCTATTCAAACACGATGGCGGGTATGCTTTTAATAAGTATGCGGTTTTCATGACTACTTTTCCTTTAATTAAGGTAGTTTCATACGTGAACTACGCCTTAATTCTTTTCCATGCTTTTTGGGGGCTATACCTCGAATTCCAAAATCGTAAGGCTCGTCCAGTTCGTTATGCAGTTGTAAAAAACTCATCTACGTTCTCAAGTCGCAATATGGCAATTCTTGGTACAATCCTATTGGTTTACATTGTGGTTCACATGGGCGATTTTTGGTATAAATTCCACAATGAGCCGCTTCCTTACGTGAAATACACTGAAAACGTAACTACGGGACAAGTTGTAACTGAAAAAATGCCTGAAACCTACACTCAAGAAGTGAAAATGGTTGATATGGTAAATGAAGCAGAGGGGACTCATACTTACATCGTAAAAGATTTATATGAGCAGGTTGGTGTATCATTCAAAAATCCATTATTGGTGATTTTCTACATCTTAGGTATGATTGCCGTAGGATATCACTTATATCATGGTTTCCAAAGTGCATTCCAGACTTTAGGTTGGAATCACCCTAAATACACACCACTCGTGAAGTTCATCGGTACTTGGATTTTTGCAATCGCAATTCCACTAGGTTTTGCTGCAATGCCAATCTACTTCTTCTTACAATAA
- the dnaN gene encoding DNA polymerase III subunit beta, producing MKFVISSSSLLKHLSTINGVIASNPIVPILENFLFQLDKNNLTVTASDMQTVMITEFEVDSRDSGSFAVPARLLLDTLRSLPEQPVQINIDAETFGTELVTANGRYKLAGENPMDFPRVPQVNRNFSIEMDSDTLASAIANTIFATSTDDLRPAMTGVFVQVSDQATTFVATDGHRLIRYRREDVKSPNNTSMILPRKALNLLKSSLPSELMPVKAEFSNSNAFFSFGHIKMICRLIDERFPDYENVIPQNNPNKLRIERAELLSTLKRISIYSNKTTHQIRLKISQNELVISAEDLDYSNEATEKLSCEYDGEEMEIGFNAKFLIEMLNNLSVKNISLEMSQPNRAGLIIPVEKTENEDTLMLVMPVMLNTYA from the coding sequence ATGAAATTTGTTATTTCATCATCTAGTCTACTAAAACACCTCTCGACAATCAATGGTGTGATTGCGAGTAATCCGATTGTGCCGATTCTTGAGAATTTCTTGTTTCAATTGGATAAGAACAACTTGACGGTTACGGCTTCGGACATGCAAACTGTAATGATTACTGAATTTGAAGTTGACTCTCGTGATAGTGGTTCATTTGCAGTGCCTGCTCGTTTATTATTAGATACTTTACGCAGCTTGCCTGAGCAACCTGTGCAGATAAATATTGATGCCGAAACCTTTGGTACTGAGTTAGTAACCGCTAATGGTAGATATAAATTGGCAGGCGAAAATCCGATGGATTTCCCGCGTGTACCACAAGTAAACAGAAACTTTAGTATTGAAATGGACTCTGATACACTTGCGTCGGCCATTGCTAATACTATTTTTGCGACAAGCACCGACGATTTACGTCCTGCGATGACGGGAGTTTTTGTACAAGTATCTGACCAAGCCACTACTTTTGTAGCCACTGATGGCCACCGCCTGATTCGTTACCGTCGTGAGGATGTAAAATCACCGAATAATACTTCAATGATTTTACCACGTAAGGCTTTAAACTTGTTGAAATCATCACTTCCAAGCGAATTAATGCCTGTGAAAGCTGAATTTAGCAACTCTAATGCTTTCTTTAGCTTTGGGCATATTAAAATGATTTGCCGTTTGATTGATGAGCGTTTCCCTGATTACGAAAACGTGATTCCTCAAAATAATCCGAATAAATTACGTATCGAACGTGCAGAATTATTGAGCACATTGAAGCGTATTTCAATTTACTCGAATAAGACTACGCACCAAATTCGTTTAAAAATTTCGCAAAATGAATTGGTCATTTCTGCTGAAGATTTAGATTATTCTAACGAAGCCACTGAAAAGCTTTCGTGCGAATACGATGGTGAAGAAATGGAAATCGGTTTCAATGCCAAGTTTTTGATTGAAATGTTGAATAACCTAAGCGTGAAGAATATTTCGTTGGAAATGTCGCAGCCAAATCGTGCTGGATTGATTATTCCTGTTGAGAAAACAGAGAATGAAGATACACTAATGCTTGTAATGCCTGTGATGTTAAATACTTATGCATAG
- a CDS encoding four helix bundle protein — protein sequence MRNDKENLIINETLQFSIKIIKYCEVLEQNRKIVIAKQLLRAGTSIGANVWEAQNAESKADFIHKMKIACKEADEVKYWLKICELADSYISPDIELVEDLERINRILSKIVSSSKG from the coding sequence ATGAGAAATGATAAAGAAAATTTAATTATCAATGAAACACTTCAATTCTCAATTAAAATCATTAAATATTGTGAAGTTTTAGAACAAAATAGAAAAATAGTAATTGCCAAACAGTTACTCAGAGCTGGAACTTCGATTGGTGCAAATGTTTGGGAGGCTCAGAATGCAGAAAGTAAAGCAGATTTTATTCATAAAATGAAAATTGCTTGCAAAGAAGCCGATGAAGTTAAATATTGGTTAAAAATTTGTGAATTAGCCGATAGTTATATTTCTCCAGATATAGAATTAGTAGAAGATTTAGAAAGAATAAATAGAATTTTATCGAAAATTGTAAGTAGTTCAAAAGGATAA
- a CDS encoding putative sugar nucleotidyl transferase has protein sequence MAYILFDDELIRNQLKPFTFTRPVADIRCGILTIRDKWIKRLQTRVTCLSKRYLEEITTESSINTYINGAVCPNDVLINEINNLTVGECLVDTNSNVLAIRTNEKLSFPINFQPFKKKSFSGTLSIITQLPHIFLKNGEQIKEDFKLITEGRTSQEISDPFTRVYGAENIFVEEGASIKSVILNAEQGPIYIGKNATIQEGSIVIGPVSVDEGSVVVWGSKIRPNTTLGPYSKAGGEVGSSVIFGYSNKAHDGFLGASVIGEWCNLGANCNNSNLKNDYSEVKLYNYATDKLEKTGELFCGLFMGDYTKAGISTMFNTGTVVGVCSNIFGAGFQDKHIPSFMWGGADTEYVDYRFDKALEVIKATMARRDKQLTDKDIAILKHLHDFKK, from the coding sequence ATGGCGTACATACTTTTTGATGATGAATTAATTAGAAATCAACTGAAACCTTTTACTTTTACTCGTCCGGTTGCCGATATTCGTTGTGGTATATTGACTATTAGAGATAAGTGGATAAAAAGATTGCAGACAAGAGTTACGTGCCTTTCAAAACGCTATTTAGAGGAAATTACAACAGAAAGTTCAATAAACACTTACATCAATGGGGCGGTTTGTCCAAATGATGTTTTGATTAATGAAATAAATAACCTGACTGTTGGAGAGTGCTTAGTTGATACTAATAGTAATGTATTGGCAATTCGTACGAATGAAAAACTTTCTTTTCCAATTAATTTTCAACCCTTTAAAAAGAAATCCTTTAGTGGAACGCTTAGCATTATCACGCAGTTGCCACATATTTTCTTAAAAAATGGTGAACAGATAAAGGAAGATTTTAAATTAATCACTGAGGGACGAACCTCACAAGAGATTTCTGATCCATTTACGAGGGTTTATGGTGCTGAGAACATTTTTGTCGAAGAAGGAGCAAGTATTAAATCAGTGATTTTAAATGCCGAGCAAGGCCCGATTTATATTGGTAAAAATGCTACCATACAAGAAGGCTCGATTGTCATTGGGCCAGTTTCAGTAGATGAAGGTAGTGTAGTGGTTTGGGGAAGTAAAATTCGACCTAATACTACGCTAGGTCCGTACTCTAAAGCTGGTGGTGAAGTAGGTAGTTCGGTTATTTTTGGGTACTCTAATAAAGCCCACGATGGTTTTTTAGGTGCTTCAGTTATCGGAGAGTGGTGTAATTTAGGGGCTAATTGTAATAATTCGAACCTAAAAAATGATTATTCAGAGGTAAAACTTTATAATTATGCTACCGACAAATTAGAGAAGACTGGAGAGTTATTCTGCGGTTTATTCATGGGTGATTATACAAAGGCGGGTATCAGTACGATGTTTAATACTGGAACTGTTGTTGGTGTTTGCTCAAATATATTTGGAGCTGGTTTTCAAGATAAACATATTCCTTCGTTTATGTGGGGCGGGGCAGATACGGAATACGTTGATTATCGCTTCGATAAAGCATTGGAGGTAATTAAAGCTACAATGGCTCGACGTGACAAGCAGCTGACTGATAAAGATATTGCAATTTTGAAACACTTACACGATTTTAAAAAATAG